A single window of Flavobacterium aestivum DNA harbors:
- a CDS encoding GH92 family glycosyl hydrolase: MEFKKIFFAVALLSTSLHTLSIYSQGKTKQQSKTGYTQYVNPYIGSGGHGHIFVGANVPFSAVQLGPSTIFEGWDWCSAYNYSSNTILGFTHTHLSGTGIGDLNDILLLPVTGKVPLKKATKEDVSGYGSTFSHANEVVKPGYYSVNLDRYNVKAELTTTERVGFHKYTFNSKEEAHILLDLADGVGWDSPKETFIKKTGNRTLVGYRHSKGWAADQRLFFAIEFSEDISNLALYDSTKVVTGIEGKGLKMKAVLDFATKSNKVIMAKVGLSPVSYENALANIKTEIAHWDFAKTVQQADAKWNKALSKIDIKGDADTKTIFYTSFYHTMFAPSIFNDANGDYRGTDKKVYKNAGFVNYTTFSLWDTYRALHPLYTITQEDKINDIVKTFLAIYQQQGRLPVWHLMGNETDCMNGNHSIAVIVDAYFKGYRNYDVALAFEAIKTTAMQKRAGLDYVQQLQYIPADSQLETVANALEYAIDDWCIAKMAKDLNKMEDYAYFSKRAELYKQYFDKNSGFMRGKLKNGQWREPFNPLSSSHRKDDYVEGNAWQYTWLVPQDPYGLIELFGGDDKFVEKFDQLFKIKEKVAGEEASPDISGLIGQYAQGNEPSHHIPYLYAYVGQPWKTAEIVREVFDKFYTTKTDGICGNEDVGQMSAWYVLSSMGFYAVNPANGIYVMGSPAVNEATIHYKENVSFKIVAIDNSVANKYIQKIEYNGKPYTKSYITHDMIVKGGELKLYMGSQPSQTFGVKKEDRPL, translated from the coding sequence ATGGAATTTAAAAAAATATTTTTTGCAGTAGCCTTACTCAGTACATCATTGCATACTTTATCTATCTATTCACAAGGAAAGACAAAGCAACAATCTAAAACAGGATACACACAATATGTAAATCCATATATCGGATCGGGAGGTCACGGACATATTTTTGTTGGAGCGAATGTTCCTTTTAGTGCAGTACAGTTGGGACCATCAACAATTTTTGAGGGTTGGGATTGGTGCAGTGCCTATAATTATTCCAGTAACACCATTTTAGGATTTACGCATACCCATTTGAGTGGAACAGGAATTGGTGATCTTAATGATATTCTGCTTTTACCAGTTACTGGAAAAGTACCATTGAAAAAAGCAACAAAAGAAGATGTAAGCGGATACGGTTCTACATTTTCGCATGCAAATGAGGTGGTAAAACCGGGCTACTACAGTGTTAATTTAGACCGATATAATGTAAAAGCAGAACTGACAACAACTGAGAGAGTTGGTTTTCATAAATACACTTTTAATTCAAAAGAAGAGGCCCACATATTGTTAGACTTAGCAGATGGAGTGGGATGGGATAGCCCGAAGGAAACTTTCATTAAAAAAACGGGAAACAGAACTTTGGTCGGATATAGACATTCTAAGGGATGGGCTGCAGATCAGCGTTTGTTTTTTGCCATAGAATTTTCGGAAGACATTTCAAACCTTGCATTGTATGACAGTACAAAAGTGGTGACAGGAATTGAAGGCAAGGGTTTAAAAATGAAAGCAGTGCTTGACTTTGCAACTAAATCCAATAAAGTGATTATGGCAAAAGTGGGACTTTCTCCAGTGAGTTATGAAAATGCTTTGGCCAACATAAAAACCGAAATTGCTCATTGGGATTTTGCCAAAACTGTTCAACAAGCCGATGCTAAATGGAATAAAGCTTTGAGCAAAATCGACATTAAAGGAGATGCTGATACCAAAACTATTTTTTATACCTCTTTCTATCACACCATGTTTGCGCCTTCCATTTTTAATGATGCCAATGGAGATTACAGAGGAACTGATAAAAAAGTATATAAAAATGCAGGATTTGTAAACTACACCACTTTCTCTTTGTGGGATACTTACCGTGCTTTGCATCCGCTATATACGATCACACAGGAAGATAAAATCAATGATATTGTCAAGACCTTTTTAGCAATTTATCAGCAACAAGGAAGATTACCAGTTTGGCATTTGATGGGGAATGAAACGGATTGTATGAACGGAAATCATTCTATAGCTGTTATTGTTGATGCCTATTTTAAGGGCTATAGAAATTATGATGTAGCATTGGCATTCGAAGCAATTAAGACTACAGCCATGCAAAAACGTGCCGGTTTAGATTATGTACAGCAATTGCAATATATACCGGCAGATAGCCAACTGGAAACGGTTGCCAATGCTTTGGAATATGCAATTGACGATTGGTGTATTGCAAAAATGGCTAAGGATTTGAATAAAATGGAGGACTATGCTTATTTCTCAAAAAGAGCCGAATTGTACAAACAGTATTTTGATAAAAACAGTGGATTTATGCGAGGAAAATTGAAAAACGGACAATGGCGCGAGCCTTTCAATCCGCTATCCTCTTCCCATAGAAAAGACGATTATGTAGAGGGAAATGCTTGGCAATATACTTGGCTTGTACCGCAAGATCCTTACGGTTTGATAGAATTGTTTGGAGGAGATGATAAGTTCGTCGAAAAATTTGATCAATTATTTAAAATTAAAGAAAAAGTAGCGGGAGAGGAAGCCTCGCCAGATATTAGTGGTTTGATTGGTCAATATGCACAAGGCAATGAGCCAAGTCACCATATCCCTTATCTGTATGCATATGTAGGGCAACCATGGAAAACAGCTGAGATTGTCCGTGAAGTTTTTGATAAATTCTATACCACCAAGACAGATGGAATTTGTGGTAATGAAGATGTCGGGCAAATGTCTGCTTGGTATGTCTTGTCATCAATGGGATTCTATGCCGTAAATCCTGCCAATGGTATTTATGTTATGGGAAGCCCAGCAGTCAATGAAGCAACAATTCATTATAAAGAGAATGTTTCTTTCAAGATAGTGGCAATAGACAACAGTGTAGCCAATAAATACATTCAAAAAATAGAGTACAACGGAAAACCTTATACAAAATCATACATAACTCATGACATGATTGTAAAAGGAGGTGAGTTAAAATTATATATGGGAAGTCAGCCTTCACAAACATTTGGAGTAAAAAAAGAAGACAGACCTTTGTAG
- a CDS encoding GH92 family glycosyl hydrolase, whose amino-acid sequence MRNKWIIIWGLCLVVLAVKAQNKTGSPVDYVNPLMGTQSVHSLSNGNTYPAISRPWGMNFWTPQTGKMGDGWMYTYTAEKIRGFRQTHQPSPWINDYGQFSIMPVTGKLAFTEEDRASWFSHKSETVKPYYYSVYLADYDVTTEMTATERAAHFQFTFPENEQSSIVIDAFDKGSYVKIIPSENKIIGYTTRNSGSVPQNFKNYFVIVFDKPFALSQTWQGKTLEKEKLEMSSDHAGAIIGFKTKKGEKINVKVASSFISFEQAELNLEHELGTASFEQTVAESKKEWNKVLAKVTVEGGTDEQMQTFYSCLYRTACFPQKLYEVDSNGKIVHYSPHNGQVLPGYMFAGTGFWDTFRALYPMLNLFYPSINKEMQEGLINVYKEGGFLPEWSSPGFRDCMVGNNSASVVADAYLKGVQVQDIQTLYAALLKGANNEGPNATGRKGAAFYNKLGYVPNDVGINESAARTLEYAYDDFTIWQLAKALKRPKKEIDLYEKRMMNYKLLFNPSFNLMSGKSKDGKFSSSFNPFKWGGDFTEGNSWHYSWSVFHDIQGLVNLMGGQKQFVSKLDEVFTLPPVFDDSYYGSVIHEIREMQIMNMGQYAHGNQPIQHMIYLYNYAGEPWKTQYWSREVMNRLYKPTPDGYCGDEDNGQTSAWYVFSALGFYPVCPGTDEYVLGAPLFKKATVDLENGKQIVIKAENNSANNKYVQELKWNQTSYNKNYINHFELLKGAELDFDMMTTPNKNRGNSSESYPYSYSTQKNK is encoded by the coding sequence ATGAGAAATAAGTGGATAATTATTTGGGGATTATGCCTTGTAGTTTTAGCTGTCAAAGCTCAGAATAAAACAGGAAGCCCCGTCGATTATGTAAACCCTTTGATGGGAACACAATCGGTGCACAGTCTTTCAAACGGGAATACCTATCCAGCGATTTCACGTCCTTGGGGAATGAATTTTTGGACACCACAAACCGGAAAAATGGGTGACGGTTGGATGTATACCTACACAGCCGAGAAAATAAGAGGTTTTAGACAAACACATCAACCTTCTCCATGGATAAATGATTACGGACAGTTTTCGATCATGCCAGTTACAGGTAAATTAGCTTTTACAGAAGAGGATAGAGCCAGTTGGTTTAGCCATAAATCAGAGACAGTAAAGCCGTACTATTACAGCGTTTATCTTGCAGATTATGACGTAACCACTGAGATGACCGCAACGGAACGAGCAGCTCATTTTCAATTTACTTTTCCGGAAAATGAACAGTCTTCGATCGTTATTGATGCATTCGACAAAGGCTCTTATGTAAAAATTATTCCGTCAGAAAACAAAATAATTGGCTATACAACACGCAATAGTGGTAGTGTACCACAAAATTTCAAGAACTATTTTGTAATTGTATTTGATAAGCCTTTTGCTTTGAGTCAGACTTGGCAGGGCAAAACTTTGGAGAAAGAAAAATTGGAAATGTCGTCGGATCATGCTGGAGCCATTATTGGGTTTAAAACCAAAAAAGGAGAAAAGATTAACGTGAAGGTAGCTTCTTCATTTATAAGCTTTGAACAGGCAGAGTTGAATTTGGAACATGAATTAGGAACTGCTTCTTTTGAGCAAACTGTTGCTGAATCCAAAAAAGAATGGAATAAAGTATTAGCAAAAGTTACTGTTGAGGGCGGAACAGACGAACAAATGCAGACTTTTTATTCTTGTCTTTATCGAACTGCCTGTTTTCCGCAAAAACTGTATGAAGTAGACTCGAACGGGAAAATTGTTCATTACAGTCCGCATAATGGGCAAGTTTTGCCAGGATATATGTTTGCGGGTACCGGTTTTTGGGATACGTTCCGAGCATTGTATCCTATGCTAAATTTATTTTATCCTTCTATAAATAAAGAAATGCAAGAAGGTTTGATAAATGTCTATAAAGAAGGTGGTTTTCTACCAGAATGGTCAAGTCCTGGATTTAGAGATTGCATGGTCGGAAACAATTCAGCTTCAGTAGTTGCAGATGCTTATCTTAAAGGAGTACAAGTACAGGATATTCAAACATTATATGCTGCTCTTTTGAAAGGAGCAAACAACGAAGGGCCAAATGCCACAGGAAGAAAAGGAGCAGCTTTTTATAACAAATTGGGTTATGTGCCAAATGACGTTGGGATTAATGAAAGTGCGGCAAGAACCCTGGAATATGCTTATGATGATTTTACTATTTGGCAACTGGCAAAAGCTCTAAAAAGACCAAAGAAGGAAATTGATTTATACGAAAAACGTATGATGAATTATAAGTTGCTTTTTAATCCGTCTTTTAATTTGATGAGCGGAAAAAGCAAAGACGGTAAATTCTCATCTTCATTCAATCCATTCAAATGGGGTGGAGATTTTACGGAAGGTAACAGTTGGCATTATAGCTGGAGTGTGTTTCATGACATACAGGGATTGGTTAACTTAATGGGAGGACAAAAGCAATTTGTATCTAAATTGGATGAAGTTTTTACTTTACCACCAGTTTTTGATGATAGTTATTACGGTTCAGTTATCCACGAAATAAGAGAAATGCAAATTATGAACATGGGACAATATGCGCATGGGAATCAGCCAATTCAGCACATGATTTATTTATACAATTATGCTGGAGAACCATGGAAAACACAATATTGGTCTAGAGAAGTGATGAATCGTTTGTACAAGCCTACACCAGATGGTTATTGCGGAGATGAAGATAACGGACAAACATCGGCTTGGTATGTTTTCTCCGCTTTAGGATTCTATCCTGTTTGTCCGGGAACGGATGAATATGTTTTGGGAGCGCCATTATTTAAAAAAGCAACAGTTGATTTAGAAAACGGAAAACAGATTGTCATTAAAGCCGAAAATAATTCGGCTAATAATAAATACGTTCAGGAGTTAAAATGGAATCAAACGTCATATAACAAAAACTATATCAATCATTTCGAATTATTGAAAGGAGCAGAGCTAGATTTTGATATGATGACAACTCCAAATAAAAACAGAGGAAATTCATCAGAGAGCTACCCTTATTCGTATTCAACACAGAAAAATAAATAA
- a CDS encoding glycoside hydrolase family 125 protein produces the protein MQTRRKFIKNTGIFSAGVLALQTDAFALNTDSVFNLQQKDFVSQRPPLAQRKFTSKAIEDAIVRIKKQIANPELAWLFENCFPNTLDTTVDFEVIDGKPDTYVITGDIDAMWLRDSTAQIWPYIPFVKEDKKLGELVKGVINRQTKCILLDPYANAFYKDFNQVSEWKNDLTKMKPGIHERKWEIDSLCYPIRLAHGYWKETGDISMFDNDWKAAMNLVLQTFKEQQRWTNKGPYTFQRNTAWATDGVPLSGYGYPVKPCGLIVSTFRPSDDSTLFGYLIPSNMFAIEVLGYLIEMFSTPVLKDDAIVAKAKELQEQVQKGLKENGIITHPKFGEIIAFEVNGYGSFHFMDDANVPSLLSLPYLGAVKPDSPLYLNTRKVVLSENNPFFYKGKAAEGIGGPHTGADTIWPMSIILRAITSVDENEIKYCIGILKKTHADTGFMHESFHKDDARQFTRKWFAWANTLFGEMIVQTSIKHPQILKDKNI, from the coding sequence ATGCAAACACGTAGAAAATTTATAAAAAACACAGGAATTTTTTCGGCAGGAGTTCTTGCTTTGCAAACAGATGCATTTGCTTTAAATACGGATTCAGTTTTTAATTTACAGCAAAAAGACTTCGTGAGTCAACGCCCGCCTTTGGCACAAAGGAAATTCACAAGTAAAGCCATTGAAGATGCTATTGTTCGTATCAAAAAGCAAATTGCAAACCCGGAATTAGCATGGCTATTCGAAAACTGTTTTCCAAATACTTTAGATACCACTGTAGACTTTGAGGTTATTGATGGCAAACCAGATACTTATGTCATTACGGGAGATATAGATGCCATGTGGCTTCGTGACAGTACTGCACAGATTTGGCCTTATATACCTTTTGTAAAAGAAGATAAAAAACTGGGAGAGCTTGTAAAAGGAGTGATTAATCGCCAAACGAAATGTATCCTACTAGATCCTTATGCAAATGCTTTTTATAAAGATTTTAATCAGGTGAGCGAATGGAAGAATGATTTGACTAAAATGAAACCGGGTATTCATGAACGCAAATGGGAAATTGATAGTTTGTGTTACCCAATCAGGTTAGCACACGGCTATTGGAAAGAAACCGGAGATATCAGTATGTTCGACAATGATTGGAAAGCCGCAATGAATCTAGTCTTGCAAACATTCAAGGAGCAACAAAGATGGACAAATAAAGGGCCATACACTTTTCAGCGCAATACAGCTTGGGCTACAGACGGAGTGCCATTGTCCGGATATGGTTACCCTGTAAAACCTTGCGGATTAATTGTTTCAACTTTCCGCCCGAGCGATGATAGCACACTTTTTGGTTATCTGATTCCGAGTAATATGTTTGCTATAGAGGTATTGGGGTATTTAATTGAGATGTTCTCAACCCCAGTCTTAAAAGATGATGCTATAGTTGCTAAAGCAAAAGAACTTCAAGAACAAGTACAAAAAGGATTGAAAGAAAACGGAATCATCACGCATCCAAAATTTGGAGAAATAATTGCATTTGAAGTAAACGGTTACGGAAGTTTTCATTTTATGGATGACGCCAATGTTCCTTCGCTATTGTCATTACCATATTTAGGAGCGGTAAAACCAGATAGTCCATTGTATTTGAATACAAGAAAAGTAGTGCTTTCAGAAAACAATCCGTTTTTTTATAAAGGAAAAGCAGCCGAAGGAATTGGTGGACCACACACTGGAGCCGACACGATTTGGCCAATGAGTATCATTCTTAGAGCGATTACGAGTGTAGATGAAAATGAGATTAAATACTGCATAGGGATATTAAAGAAAACCCACGCAGATACTGGATTTATGCATGAATCTTTTCATAAAGACGATGCCAGGCAGTTTACCCGCAAATGGTTTGCTTGGGCAAATACTTTGTTTGGGGAAATGATTGTTCAAACCAGTATAAAACATCCTCAAATATTAAAAGATAAAAATATTTAA